The following are from one region of the Myotis daubentonii chromosome 2, mMyoDau2.1, whole genome shotgun sequence genome:
- the LOC132226838 gene encoding protein SCO2 homolog, mitochondrial, with amino-acid sequence MLRHRSVRPVLLLLAQLPRTQHGLSQLKASTLLKTPGGEALHVRCRLLSRQGPAETGRQGQPRGPGLRTRLLVTALFGAGLGGAWLAMRAEKERRQQQRRTEALRQASVGQGDFSLLDHQGQARCKADFRGQWVLLYFGFTHCPDICPDELEKLVQVVRQLEAQPGLPLVQPVFITVDPARDDVAAMARYVQDFHPRLLGLTGSAEQVAQVSRSYRVYYSAGPKDADQDYIVDHSIAIYLLNPDGLFTDYYGRARSAEQIADSVRRHMAAFRSVLH; translated from the exons ATGCTGAGACACAG GAGCGTCAGgcctgtgctgctgctgctggctcagCTCCCCAGGACTCAGCACGGGCTCTCTCAGCTCAAGGCCTCCACCCTCCTGAAGACTCCTGGAGGCGAGGCCCTCCATGTGAGGTGCCGGCTCTTGTCAAGGCAGGGCCCTgcagagacaggcaggcagggccagccccGGGGCCCTGGGCTGCGCACTAGGCTGCTGGTCACGGCCTTAtttggggcggggctgggtggggcctggctggccatGAGGGCTGAGAAggagcggcggcagcagcagcggcggacAGAGGCCCTGCGCCAGGCCTCCGTGGGCCAGGGAGACTTCAGCCTGCTGGACCACCAGGGCCAGGCTCGCTGCAAGGCCGACTTCCGAGGCCAGTGGGTGCTGCTGTACTTTGGCTTCACTCACTGTCCCGACATCTGCCCTGACGAACTGGAGAAGCTGGTGCAGGTGGTGCGGCAGCTGGAggcccagcccggcctgcccctggTGCAGCCCGTCTTCATCACTGTGGACCCCGCGCGGGACGATGTTGCTGCCATGGCCCGCTACGTGCAGGACTTCCACCCGCGGCTCCTGGGCCTGACCGGCTCGGCTGAGCAGGTGGCCCAGGTCAGCCGCAGCTACCGTGTGTACTACAGTGCCGGCCCCAAGGACGCGGACCAGGACTACATCGTGGACCACTCCATCGCCATCTACCTGCTCAACCCCGACGGCCTCTTCACAGACTACTATGGCCGGGCCAGGTCGGCCGAGCAGATTGCAGACAGTGTGCGGCGCCACATGGCTGCCTTCCGCAGCGTCCTGCACTGA
- the CIMAP1B gene encoding ciliary microtubule associated protein 1B isoform X2, whose amino-acid sequence MGSDLWVGPWRPHRPRGPIAAHYRGPGPKYKLPSNTGYVLHDPSRARAPAFTFGLRLPKQQVSCSPGPGYLVPARMTVRGWDGTPAFSIFGRQRHAAPSLTPGPGRYFPERAGNATYPSAPRHTMAPRNWGVQAEHNSPGETTRVRYRCEALPTRPRGHRAHPRPPRWLLPGPGSYTVPSVLGPRVISKVSAPTYSLYGRSVVGSFFEDLSKTPGPGTYHVVNPGIYKSRAPQFTMQPRTALPQDKSQNPGPAAYSVDQHRKPRGWSFGIRHSDYVAQTLAEVDD is encoded by the exons ATGGGCTCGGACCTCTGGGTCGGTCCCTGGCGACCGCACCGGCCCCGCGGCCCCATCGCGGCGCACTACCGGGGCCCGGGACCCAAATACAAGCTGCCCTCCAACACCG GTTACGTGCTGCACGACCCCTCGCGGGCCCGCGCCCCCGCCTTCACCTTCGGCCTGCGCCTCCCCAAGCAGCAGGTCTCGTGCAGCCCCGGGCCGGGCTACTTGGTGCCGGCGCGCATGACGGTGCGCGGCTGGGACGGCACCCCCGCCTTCTCCATCTTCGGCCGCCAGCGCCACGCCGCGCCCAGCCTCACTCCCGGACCGG GCAGGTACTTCCCGGAGCGAGCGGGCAACGCCACGTACCCCAGCGCGCCTCGACACACCATGGCCCCCCGAAACTGGGGCGTGCAAGCGGAGCACAACAGCCCAGGTGAGACCACGCGGGTCCGTTACCGCTGCGAGGCCCTTCCCACCCGGCCCCGCGGCCACCGGGCTCACCCCAGGCCCCCTCGCTGGCTGCTCCCAGGTCCCGGCTCCTACACGGTGCCCTCGGTCCTGGGCCCGCGAGTCATCAGTAAGGTCTCCGCCCCCACCTACTCTCTCTACGGCCGCAGCGTCGTGGGCAGCTTCTTCGAGGACCTCAGCAAG ACCCCAGGTCCCGGCACCTACCACGTGGTGAACCCCGGCATCTACAAGTCTCGGGCCCCCCAGTTCACGATGCAGCCGCGGACGGCGCTCCCCCAAGACAAGAGCCAGAACCCCGGGCCCGCAGCCTACAGTGTGGACCAG CACCGGAAGCCCCGCGGCTGGAGCTTCGGGATCCGACACTCCGACTACGTGGCCCAGACCTTGGCCGAAGTGGATGACTGA
- the CIMAP1B gene encoding ciliary microtubule associated protein 1B isoform X4 yields the protein MGSDLWVGPWRPHRPRGPIAAHYRGPGPKYKLPSNTGYVLHDPSRARAPAFTFGLRLPKQQVSCSPGPGYLVPARMTVRGWDGTPAFSIFGRQRHAAPSLTPGPGRYFPERAGNATYPSAPRHTMAPRNWGVQAEHNSPGPGSYTVPSVLGPRVISKVSAPTYSLYGRSVVGSFFEDLSKTPGPGTYHVVNPGIYKSRAPQFTMQPRTALPQDKSQNPGPAAYSVDQHRKPRGWSFGIRHSDYVAQTLAEVDD from the exons ATGGGCTCGGACCTCTGGGTCGGTCCCTGGCGACCGCACCGGCCCCGCGGCCCCATCGCGGCGCACTACCGGGGCCCGGGACCCAAATACAAGCTGCCCTCCAACACCG GTTACGTGCTGCACGACCCCTCGCGGGCCCGCGCCCCCGCCTTCACCTTCGGCCTGCGCCTCCCCAAGCAGCAGGTCTCGTGCAGCCCCGGGCCGGGCTACTTGGTGCCGGCGCGCATGACGGTGCGCGGCTGGGACGGCACCCCCGCCTTCTCCATCTTCGGCCGCCAGCGCCACGCCGCGCCCAGCCTCACTCCCGGACCGG GCAGGTACTTCCCGGAGCGAGCGGGCAACGCCACGTACCCCAGCGCGCCTCGACACACCATGGCCCCCCGAAACTGGGGCGTGCAAGCGGAGCACAACAGCCCAG GTCCCGGCTCCTACACGGTGCCCTCGGTCCTGGGCCCGCGAGTCATCAGTAAGGTCTCCGCCCCCACCTACTCTCTCTACGGCCGCAGCGTCGTGGGCAGCTTCTTCGAGGACCTCAGCAAG ACCCCAGGTCCCGGCACCTACCACGTGGTGAACCCCGGCATCTACAAGTCTCGGGCCCCCCAGTTCACGATGCAGCCGCGGACGGCGCTCCCCCAAGACAAGAGCCAGAACCCCGGGCCCGCAGCCTACAGTGTGGACCAG CACCGGAAGCCCCGCGGCTGGAGCTTCGGGATCCGACACTCCGACTACGTGGCCCAGACCTTGGCCGAAGTGGATGACTGA
- the CIMAP1B gene encoding ciliary microtubule associated protein 1B isoform X5: protein MGSDLWVGPWRPHRPRGPIAAHYRGPGPKYKLPSNTGRYFPERAGNATYPSAPRHTMAPRNWGVQAEHNSPGETTRVRYRCEALPTRPRGHRAHPRPPRWLLPGPGSYTVPSVLGPRVISKVSAPTYSLYGRSVVGSFFEDLSKTPGPGTYHVVNPGIYKSRAPQFTMQPRTALPQDKSQNPGPAAYSVDQVIRGPGARGQGLIRGMRVRVQDGGSDARGLGPGQGWG from the exons ATGGGCTCGGACCTCTGGGTCGGTCCCTGGCGACCGCACCGGCCCCGCGGCCCCATCGCGGCGCACTACCGGGGCCCGGGACCCAAATACAAGCTGCCCTCCAACACCG GCAGGTACTTCCCGGAGCGAGCGGGCAACGCCACGTACCCCAGCGCGCCTCGACACACCATGGCCCCCCGAAACTGGGGCGTGCAAGCGGAGCACAACAGCCCAGGTGAGACCACGCGGGTCCGTTACCGCTGCGAGGCCCTTCCCACCCGGCCCCGCGGCCACCGGGCTCACCCCAGGCCCCCTCGCTGGCTGCTCCCAGGTCCCGGCTCCTACACGGTGCCCTCGGTCCTGGGCCCGCGAGTCATCAGTAAGGTCTCCGCCCCCACCTACTCTCTCTACGGCCGCAGCGTCGTGGGCAGCTTCTTCGAGGACCTCAGCAAG ACCCCAGGTCCCGGCACCTACCACGTGGTGAACCCCGGCATCTACAAGTCTCGGGCCCCCCAGTTCACGATGCAGCCGCGGACGGCGCTCCCCCAAGACAAGAGCCAGAACCCCGGGCCCGCAGCCTACAGTGTGGACCAGGTGATCCGGGGTcccggggccaggggccagggtctGATCCGGGGGATGAGAGTCCGGGTCCAGGATGGAGGGTCCGACGCCCGAGGTTTGGGaccggggcaggggtgggggtaa
- the TYMP gene encoding thymidine phosphorylase, with the protein MATPGAPLGGVPSGGPQCPPDPALEPKQLPELIRLKRDGVRLSERDIQSFVSAAVDGSAQGAQIGAMLMAIRLQGMDLEETVALTRALANSGQQLEWPEAWHQQLVDKHSTGGVGDKVSLVLAPALAACGCKVPMISGRGLGHTGGTLDKLESIPGFTVIQSPEQMQGLLERVGCCIVGQSKELVPADGILYAARDVTATVDSLPLITASILSKKVVENLSALVMDVKFGGAAVFPSQEKARELARALVNVGAGLGLRVAAALTAMDHPLGRSVGHTLEVEEALLCMDGAGPPDLRDLVVRLGGVLLWLNGQAKAQTEGAARVAATLDDGSARDRFERMLATQGVDPGLARALCSGTPAQRRQLLPRAQQQEELLAPKDGTVELVRALPLARVLHELGAGRSRAGEPIRFGVGAELLVSVGQRLQRGSPWLRVHLDAPALSDPQRRALQEALVLSDREPFAAPSPFSELILPNDAQQ; encoded by the exons ATGGCGACGCCGGGAGCCCCACTGGGTGGCGTCCCGTCCGGAGGGCCCCAGTGCCCTCCTGACCCAGCGCTGGAGCCCAAGCAGCTCCCGGAGCTGATCCGCCTGAAGCGAGACGGAGTCCGCCTGAGCGAGCGAGACATTCAGAGTTTCGTGAGCGCCGCGGTGGACGGGAGCGCGCAGGGCGCACAGATAG GGGCCATGCTCATGGCCATCCGACTGCAAGGCATGGATCTGGAGGAGACTGTGGCGCTAACCCGGGCCCTAGCCAACTCCGGGCAGCAGCTGGAGTGGCCAGAGGCCTGGCATCAGCAGCTCGTGGACAAACATTCCACAGGGGGAGTGGGTGACAAGGTCAGCCTGGTCCTGgcacctgccctggctgcctgTGGCTGCAAG GTACCCATGATCAGTGGGCGTGGtttggggcacacaggaggcacctTGGATAAACTAGAGTCGATTCCTGGATTCACCGTCATCCAGAGCCCGGAGCAG ATGCAAGGTCTGCTGGAGAGAGTGGGCTGCTGTATTGTGGGTCAGAGCAAGGAGCTGGTTCCTGCCGATGGAATCCTGTATGCAGCCCGAGATGTGACAGCAACCGTTGACAGCCTGCCACTCATCACAG cctccatcCTCAGCAAGAAGGTGGTGGAGAACCTGTCTGCACTGGTGATGGATGTGAAGTTCGGAGGGGCTGCCGTCTTCCCGAGCCAGGAAAAGGCCCGGGAACTGGCTAGAGCGCTG GTTAATGTCGGGGCAGGCCTGGGGCTCCGGGTTGCAGCTGCGCTGACAGCCATGGACCATCCCCTGGGCCGCAGCGTGGGCCACAccctggaggtggaggaggcGCTGCTTTGCATGGACGGCGCGGGGCCACCGGACCTGCGGGACCTGGTCGTTAGGCTCG GGGGCGTCCTGCTCTGGCTCAACGGACAGGCGAAGGCCCAGACCGAGGGCGCAGCCCGGGTGGCCGCGACGCTGGACGACGGCTCGGCCCGGGACCGCTTCGAGCGGATGCTCGCGACACAGGGTGTGGACCCGGGCCTGGCCCGAGCCCTCTGCTCCGGGACCCCCGCGCAGcgccggcagctgctgccccgagcCCAGCAGCAAGAGGAACTGCTCGCGCCCAAGGACG GCACCGTGGAATTGGTCCGGGCGCTGCCGCTGGCGCGCGTCCTGCACGAGCTGGGGGCCGGGCGCAGCCGCGCCGGAGAGCCGATCCGGTTCGGGGTGGGCGCCGAGCTGCTGGTCAGCGTGGGCCAGAGGCTGCAACGCG GGTCACCCTGGCTCCGCGTGCACCTGGACGCGCCCGCGCTCAGCGACCCGCAGCGGCGAGCCCTGCAGGAGGCGCTCGTGCTCTCGGACCGCGAGCCCTTCGCCGCCCCCTCGCCCTTCTCTGAGCTCATCTTGCCGAACGACGCGCAGCAATAA
- the CIMAP1B gene encoding ciliary microtubule associated protein 1B isoform X1, whose product MGSDLWVGPWRPHRPRGPIAAHYRGPGPKYKLPSNTGYVLHDPSRARAPAFTFGLRLPKQQVSCSPGPGYLVPARMTVRGWDGTPAFSIFGRQRHAAPSLTPGPGRYFPERAGNATYPSAPRHTMAPRNWGVQAEHNSPGETTRVRYRCEALPTRPRGHRAHPRPPRWLLPGPGSYTVPSVLGPRVISKVSAPTYSLYGRSVVGSFFEDLSKTPGPGTYHVVNPGIYKSRAPQFTMQPRTALPQDKSQNPGPAAYSVDQVIRGPGARGQGLIRGMRVRVQDGGSDARGLGPGQGWG is encoded by the exons ATGGGCTCGGACCTCTGGGTCGGTCCCTGGCGACCGCACCGGCCCCGCGGCCCCATCGCGGCGCACTACCGGGGCCCGGGACCCAAATACAAGCTGCCCTCCAACACCG GTTACGTGCTGCACGACCCCTCGCGGGCCCGCGCCCCCGCCTTCACCTTCGGCCTGCGCCTCCCCAAGCAGCAGGTCTCGTGCAGCCCCGGGCCGGGCTACTTGGTGCCGGCGCGCATGACGGTGCGCGGCTGGGACGGCACCCCCGCCTTCTCCATCTTCGGCCGCCAGCGCCACGCCGCGCCCAGCCTCACTCCCGGACCGG GCAGGTACTTCCCGGAGCGAGCGGGCAACGCCACGTACCCCAGCGCGCCTCGACACACCATGGCCCCCCGAAACTGGGGCGTGCAAGCGGAGCACAACAGCCCAGGTGAGACCACGCGGGTCCGTTACCGCTGCGAGGCCCTTCCCACCCGGCCCCGCGGCCACCGGGCTCACCCCAGGCCCCCTCGCTGGCTGCTCCCAGGTCCCGGCTCCTACACGGTGCCCTCGGTCCTGGGCCCGCGAGTCATCAGTAAGGTCTCCGCCCCCACCTACTCTCTCTACGGCCGCAGCGTCGTGGGCAGCTTCTTCGAGGACCTCAGCAAG ACCCCAGGTCCCGGCACCTACCACGTGGTGAACCCCGGCATCTACAAGTCTCGGGCCCCCCAGTTCACGATGCAGCCGCGGACGGCGCTCCCCCAAGACAAGAGCCAGAACCCCGGGCCCGCAGCCTACAGTGTGGACCAGGTGATCCGGGGTcccggggccaggggccagggtctGATCCGGGGGATGAGAGTCCGGGTCCAGGATGGAGGGTCCGACGCCCGAGGTTTGGGaccggggcaggggtgggggtaa
- the CIMAP1B gene encoding ciliary microtubule associated protein 1B isoform X3, protein MGSDLWVGPWRPHRPRGPIAAHYRGPGPKYKLPSNTGYVLHDPSRARAPAFTFGLRLPKQQVSCSPGPGYLVPARMTVRGWDGTPAFSIFGRQRHAAPSLTPGPGRYFPERAGNATYPSAPRHTMAPRNWGVQAEHNSPGPGSYTVPSVLGPRVISKVSAPTYSLYGRSVVGSFFEDLSKTPGPGTYHVVNPGIYKSRAPQFTMQPRTALPQDKSQNPGPAAYSVDQVIRGPGARGQGLIRGMRVRVQDGGSDARGLGPGQGWG, encoded by the exons ATGGGCTCGGACCTCTGGGTCGGTCCCTGGCGACCGCACCGGCCCCGCGGCCCCATCGCGGCGCACTACCGGGGCCCGGGACCCAAATACAAGCTGCCCTCCAACACCG GTTACGTGCTGCACGACCCCTCGCGGGCCCGCGCCCCCGCCTTCACCTTCGGCCTGCGCCTCCCCAAGCAGCAGGTCTCGTGCAGCCCCGGGCCGGGCTACTTGGTGCCGGCGCGCATGACGGTGCGCGGCTGGGACGGCACCCCCGCCTTCTCCATCTTCGGCCGCCAGCGCCACGCCGCGCCCAGCCTCACTCCCGGACCGG GCAGGTACTTCCCGGAGCGAGCGGGCAACGCCACGTACCCCAGCGCGCCTCGACACACCATGGCCCCCCGAAACTGGGGCGTGCAAGCGGAGCACAACAGCCCAG GTCCCGGCTCCTACACGGTGCCCTCGGTCCTGGGCCCGCGAGTCATCAGTAAGGTCTCCGCCCCCACCTACTCTCTCTACGGCCGCAGCGTCGTGGGCAGCTTCTTCGAGGACCTCAGCAAG ACCCCAGGTCCCGGCACCTACCACGTGGTGAACCCCGGCATCTACAAGTCTCGGGCCCCCCAGTTCACGATGCAGCCGCGGACGGCGCTCCCCCAAGACAAGAGCCAGAACCCCGGGCCCGCAGCCTACAGTGTGGACCAGGTGATCCGGGGTcccggggccaggggccagggtctGATCCGGGGGATGAGAGTCCGGGTCCAGGATGGAGGGTCCGACGCCCGAGGTTTGGGaccggggcaggggtgggggtaa